AAAGAAATAAAACCCTCATTAGCAAATGGTCTTTATAGTTTGACTAATTTACCTTATTATAATTTTGCTTTAACTAACATGCTCTTAAGACACataatcatggttttaaaaacagGATTGGATCGGCCAGTTCAACTGAGAACCGAACACCAATCCAGTTCGATTATCATTAAAAatcgaaaattgaaaaagaaaagcaagaaaaaccaaaaattactgGTTCAACTAAGAAAATTGGGAATCGTTACGGTTAAAATGGTTCTTGTAtttgaagaagaataagaagaaaaactagaatAAAATGCTACAAACTTCTTAAATTTGCACTGAGATGAGATTGTAGAAaataggggtgtgcatgggttgggttgaggggattttttgacccaacccaccatgttgggtcaaaaaaaattcaactcaacccaacccatcacataagtccaatccaacccaacccaacccacatgggttggGCTGGGTCGGGTTAAACCCATGggttgaacaattttttattattaattattattaaattaagcagaaaaaaatatattacactTGCCAtctgagttgataaacaaaatatatgtaaatatataaactaatattaCAACTTAGttgtaaataaaatatgtttaagTATTCaactgagttgataaacaaaatataaatgaactagTATCCTAATTcacttataaacaaaatatatatgagttcctaactcagttataaacaaaaaaattttattaattatataatatatttagatatatattaaaagaattaataggattttatattatatatgatagtaGGAACCGAGGAAGTGCTCTacagttgttttttttttaattattaaatatataatatattttaaacatatattaaaatatgagTGGGTCGAGTTGagtttggcgggtttgtaattttatgacccaaacccaacccgacccgctataaaaaataaaaaaaaataaaaaaaattgtaacccaacccaacccaccaagccctaaaaaccgacccaacccggtgGGTTGGGTgtggtcgggtcgggtttggcgagTTTTCTGCACACCCTTAATAGAAAATCTCAGATTTGTGGGTGAAAATTAAATACAGGAGATACTTCTATTGGATGATATGTATGAGAAATCTGTACTTTGAGATTTGACTATAATAAAATGTTGAGGAagacaatcaagaaaaaaagaaaaaagaaaacaagagtaAACGTGTGTGAGTGTGACTACAGACTATGAAAGTatgaatggaaatgaatgaattGTCTAGTCATTTTGACATTTAGGACtttggttttagttttttttttattattattataataagtagttaaaatattaaactattttttttttatatatatatataaacttaaatagaaaattatactttgtcaacaattattaattagaaaaaaaaaaaaaagaggaaaaagagagaaaatctttcaattttttatattttcttaatataatttaacgtgatagtcactccacaggactacaagtataagtgcttgtggagtgtgggtgCAAGGGTCGGCATTTAAGTCTCTaaaagggagtttcacacatatacatttagattagagtagagtaaaatttttatcttgtataaaaagatatatatatatatatatatatatataatttatgaaaaataaaaattcacgaaaaaattatttcaatattttaaattaaattatttatgacatcatcGGTTCGACCATTGGTTTTACTTTGGTCAAACCATAAAACCAGTAACCAGTCTTTTTATTGGTTCTTTAACCGTattggtttttaaaactatgcaCATAATTAAATTGGTGTcatagtttgatgataaaaaaaaaaaaaaacttcatatgGTAAGCACCTTAAATTAAATTcccatcaactttttttttaaaattgttgcaAAACCACTCttatctataataataattgtaggggGGTGAACTCTGACTTAACTCTAGGGACAAAGCCTAAGAGGTAAACCCAAGGAGCGTGCGAGGCCCAAGGTATGATTGCAAATGGAACATCAGACTAATCAAGAGAAACCAATTAGATTCACAACCATAGAAATCAAGAATGGTAACCCTCCTAGGGATCATAATCGAGATAACCCCCTTAAACCTTCTTCCCAAGGTCATCAAGATACCTTGGATAACAGCTCTTTTCCTCAGATATGAACATTCTCCTTCCACCTTTTTCTAGAAAAGACACGACGAAGAAAATGCAGAACCCAATGAAATagtcacctccgcattaatgagaCCCCTTACCTAATTTTAGCCACATTGAATGTTGAATGATTGGCCTAAACAGTGGAAACACCCCACAAAAGTCTTCCTTCATAATCAAGAAATGGCAGAGCAAAatcttgatgggacaagtatcccaAAATCCAACTAGGAGCCAGACAACTAGAGGATGAGAGAAAGTGGctataaaaggaggaggaggGCAATAGGGGAGGGGGtttagaaaaaatgagagagaaagttAAAGCTAGAACTAGAGAGAGCTAAGAGAGTTTTTCTTCCTAATTTTGTTCTTTGAATCTTTCTTGTATACCTTGGGAACCTTGTTCCTCCATATATAAAAGCTTGTTTAGGTctatttctatcttttaattTACTACCCGATCTTCCCTTCATGGATCTTTTTCTCGTCTCTTAGAAATTAGTTGTGCAGTTCAAATACATTCATCATTGTTCTCTTTTTGGGTGCTTTTGacccccacaataataataataataataataataataatattaataataataataataataataattattattattattattataaaaaagtgTTTTATAAGTTCGTATCCCACTCTTAtctacaacaataacaataatgtATTTTATTAGTTTGTTTGCCATTAGTGCTATTATGGATTTCTCCCCATCAAATTTTGTGGGCATAGGCATGACTTTGGCCATCTTTGACCTCGCTGGATGCTATAAACATTCATATCAGATGTGCTAAAATAGGACTAGGTCCAAAATTTACCCAATGAACCGAAAAAATACCTTCACCAACTTATGTATCCATGAAGCAAGATAGGATTTAGCCACACTGATTGTGCAAATTTTTACAAGCCACTATAACttatgcaaaacaattttttattattattttgcattCCCCAAGggtgaaggaaaaaaatgaattgtGATGGTTGTGACTaaagagaactaaaaaaaaattaagaaaattgatattttaataaaatgaagtACCATAATAGATAATCTAATGCAGTTGTGTTGAGAAGTAATTacgtataaaataaaataaaataaaataaagagagagaggttcttatgctaaaatatatataaaatttagaacaaGGTTCATGTAAAAACAAACCTCACCAAATTTTCATACTAGATGATGTGAAAGCTAAATTATcatgacataaaaaaaaaaaaaaaaaaaaaaaaaaaaaaaacattcttgGGAGCGTGCTGCCACATCATTTTCTATGAAAATTCGTACAGATCATTAGCATGTATAGTAGTCTTTGAAAGCACATCAGGATGTTAGATCAGatgattttgttctttttgtctATTGGGATTGTACAGTTTCTCACATCATCCATGAAATACAATTTACAGCCACATAACAAAAGATACAAGTTGGAATACAGGACTGCTTGCAGTTATTCCATATCTATTTGTGTACAACAGGGAGAGACTTTTGGATTGAGAAACTTCATGCACAAAACCACAACTGTACTGGCCTGCACAAACCCTTTCACGTGAACTCTAAAGTCAGGCAAATGGGACATGATTATCCTTGCTAAATGCCAACAACAAAGCTCATGCTTTGTATGAATATCAACCTGAAATCTTCTCAAACCCCACtgccaattttaaaatttggaaagGAGGTTGCTTCTCGAGCTTCAACTGCTGATGCTGATTCTTTCTTGTCTAACCCAAAAAAGGAGCAATTTTGAAATGCATCCAGACTGCTGGCTATTAGACGGTTCAAACCACTAAGGCTATCGCTTAGAATCAAATCTTCACTATGGTATTTTGAAGACGGTATATCCAAATCTAGCGGTCCTAGAGACTCCGGCTGCAATATGGAAACCGTGAAATCAAGTCAACTATCCATTAAAGCCTACCGAATGTGTAAATAGCAGTTCATATTTCTATGATACACAAATTTATGTCAGTAGTTCTTATTACATCATCTTGAAACAGGGTACATAGAAATGCATTAGTTTTGCCAAAATGGCCTTGCTTCTCAGGTGTAATTACGGTGGCTTTCAGAATATGAACCAGCAAGCTCTAGGGGGGCTCTTGGGCTTAAAATAacaggagagaaaaaaaaaatgctctaaAGGAATCATACCCAATATATGTCTGCTAGTGTGTTGAAATCCTTTGCCGAATTGTCCAGGATATGTGGATCACACTGAGATTCATCCATAGGGTCTCCTTGCACAGGGTTTTCAACAGGCTTCTCAACTTCAGGTAATTCCTGCAGGAAAATCAGAAGATATTACATCTGTTTCAATCTAAAAGCGAATTTTCTTATTCCCAGGCAGTAAGCTAGCTTGATGATAGGAGGACCATGTAAACAATACCTCAACCAAACAGCCAGTAACCTCCAAGCTTGTTGGGGAAGTCTGTTTGCAGGAGCCTGGAGGAGCAACACTGGACAAAGTTGGATCGACCTGCCGAAGAACAAGGTTCCTTTTAAATGAGAAGGCATCACAAGTTTCTTCAGCATCCCAGATGGAAGATGCATGGGATGGCATAGTTGGTTGATATCCCATCTTGTCCTGATGTTTAGATATGTGAGCAGCAATGGCAGCATCAAATGAATCACAACTGAATGGAATCTGCTGAAGGCATTGAGAGCTTTCGGCAACAGGTTGGTCAATGCAATTAGCATCAATATCATGAGAAACTCCTGAAAGTAGATCTCCGATGCTAATGTTCGTAAGGCTATCAGCCCACTCCCCAGCTGATATTGCAGTACTAGCACCTAATCTCAGGTCATCCTAAACATAGTACAACAACCATCAAATTTTAGTCCCAAAATATTGGGGTCATCCTAAACATAATACAGACCAAattagaagaataaaaaaaagacaccATATACATGGATACTTGTCATAACAGCACTTTTAGACTTCAAAAATAGGTGCTGCCATTCAACTTTCAACAAGACACTATTAGTATGACGGCAGAAAATCTTTATACAAGTAAGGCACCATCTGGTACCCATGGCAATTTTTATACTCTTTCTAGTTACATGAGGATAAGCATTTCAGTGGTCAACATTCTCTGAAGTCTGAATACGTCAAATTTCAAACACTACTGTCTGCATCCAGTTAATAGAGACACTATGTTATGTAAACTAGATAGAAGAGGGAGAGTCACTTAAGATAGTTTGGCCATTTTCAGAGGAGAACAATTAATGCACAAGTGAGAAAGAGTGAGCTGATTCATgttgagggaaagaaaaaaaggtagAGGGAGAcaaaaattaacattaatagtagtaaaaaagaacatgtcaattaaggaagtaacaGAGAGTATGACTTCGGATTGAATAGAATGACAGAAAATATTACTTGTGGCTGACCTCgactaatttgttgaggatccatagttaacccccaaaaaatttgggacttaggcttggtttttgttgttggggGACGGGAGGGGAGGGGGATTAGAATGTTGAACAAGAATGCCACTTCATGGGGTTAAATTCCACAAAGCAGTAGCAAAACAATAACAATGattgttgagacttgagagtatATATTATCACATATAGAAAAGAACTATCTTCTATCACTGGTCCTTTTTTAGTATATGCACATGAGGCCAATTCTTAAAATCTGTTATTGTGGCCCCTACAAGATTTATTTCTGTGCTTATCATTATCACCCATATTTTCGAAGATATTGAGAGACCTTTAGATCTTTTGAAGTCTCTGCTAGTTgggactttgtttgagtggtctcgtATTTGGGGTTTTATGCAATGAATTTCCATTTCAACTTTCCTACAATCTATTAGTATTTCTTATTGATTTGTTTGTAATTGTTTCAAGTACAGTGTGTTCATGATCATGAACACCCAtatttttgaagatattgagagaCCTTTAGATCTTTTGAAGTCTCTGCTGGTTGGGATTTTGTTTGAGTGGTTTCGTATTTGGGGTTTTATGCAATGTATTTCCATTTCAACTTTCCTACAATCTATTAGTAATTCTTATTGATTTGTTTGTAATTGTTTCAAGTATAGTGTGTTCATCATCGTGAACACGACAtacttttttattcaataaaacttctataacctataaaaaaataataataataaaaaatagaaaatttctAACCAGTGTTTTTCACACTCTCAAAATGTGAAGCAGGATTAAAATCATGAACATGCACAAGAAAGGTGGACCATATTTCTAACTTTTAAGATAAGGCTACATGAATAGAATACTTAGTATATTATATAGGGTCGCAAGGCCCTCAAGGGTGCACAGGTTGGAAAACTGCAATCACACCAGTGAGCTGACACACGACAGTGATTAATGGAAGAAATATAAGCATGGGAAAGGGGAAGGAAAATCACCAAATCTTCTAATTGTCTCGTGACAGTCCCATCACCAGCCTCCTTTCTGTTCCATGATATATTTCCTGCAGGATCAGCAGATTCTGCAAGTTTACTGTTTGGACCCATGCAATTGTAATTATTCATCTCACTGGGCACATCGATCGAGGGAGGAAGATCATTGTTCTCGTTCACTGATGTTAGTTGATCCTCATAGAGATCCACAGACCGATCATTAGCCAATGGTGCAGAGATGGGTGCTGAACCTATGTTGTTCCCCTTTATATTGTCCTTATTCACATTTTGTTCACCCAGAAAGCTGCAGGATGCTGTAGGTGATTGCAACACTGCTGATGCAAGCTCAGCATTGGAAAACCAACCATACCTTCAAGGAGAATTTATGTCATTTATAATGTTCAATGATGTAATCTGAAAGAAACGCATTTAATTGGACAAGAAATAAGCAGGAACCTTAAACGGAAAACAGGAGGCCTTCCTAGAACTGCATATACATCTGCAGCACTAACAACTGAGTCCTGTGTCCACCTCTGATAACCCACCAGGTTTTCCCTTTGAACACCATAAGGGAAAAGCATTAGCTCTCCAGCTGCAATACTTGAATTTCCCCATTTGCGATTTAGATGTTCCAATACTGATGATATCTTCTTCCGGGTACTAAGAGTGAGCTCCAGGTGAGGATTATGCTTATCCTAAAAGATGAACAAATGAAAAGCaataaatttacttttatgtATTGAACATAATCTGCCACTAAAACCTCATGCTACActcataagatttttttttttgaatgctcACCATTTCCAAGGATCTCCGAGTGCCATCATCAATTGGAAACAATTGGAGCTTGAGCTTCATAGAAGTAAGTATATTGTTCTCAACAAAATTTTGCGAAAAGGTAGGCAAAGGAGGCAGAACATTGCCGACATGATCAGAATCCTTTTGGCCTGGAAATTAGATTGGAAACAAATCATGCCATCAAAACCTTCACATGCCTAGAATTTAAATCCTTTctagaataaagaaagaacAATTTGGCACCCACCTGGAGCACCTGGGTCATGTTCAACCTCTTTATCGGTAGCTGCCCGCTCCAAATGTTCAGCAGCATCTGCAACCAAAGAAACCCCAGCAATTGCGGCTTTTTCCCATTTCTTATACGCAGCTGATGAGGCAACACCTGCTAATCATCCAGTAGTGACAAGACGAAGAGAAAATTTATTGTTATAGCACTTTTTGAATGTCAAAATATGGgaatttgcattttattatttactggAATATGTAAGAATAATACAAAGCAAGCTTTACTATGGGGGTGGAGCATCTGTACTAATACAGGAATTTACAATTTATCAGTGCAACAGCTCCTTCACCAAACCCCATCCACATCTTATTTACATGACAGTAACAACATTGACATGCTGTCACCTCTAGGCAGAAAATTCGCAGTACCATTATCAGAGAATAACATGATAATAACTTGCATTGAACAAAGTACCAATGCATACAATCAGATGGCCTGAAGGATGTCATATTCTAATTGAAAAGATCATCAGGCAGATAACTatcaaaattgtaaaataaagagATTATGCATTCtaccttttaattattttttttctacaaaaacatagtaacaaataattatatttcaaaaatttggtGCCCACCCAGGTGGGGAGGAGATTACCTGGTTTCCGTCGTTGCCTTGCAGGTTTCATGTTAGTAGAGTCTCCTTTGTTGTTACTACGGTTAACACCTACATTAACATTGCGCTTAAATGAAGTTTTTCCAGATCCTaatttttgaatgttttgaCTATCAACAAGAACCAGTTTAATTGTGCGAGCATCCTGTCCTGATCCTCTACTCTGGTTTGATACAGTGCTTGAAGCAGCAGGAGGAGAGTTTTCCCCCTGGGAAGGTCTCTTCTTTACATTCTTCCTCCTATCTTTCAAGAGTTGATGCTCCTTCATGGGAAAGATAATCAGTCAATCAGGCAATTCAGAAACTATAAACTTTATTTATAGCAAAGCAATCCAGGATGGAAAATAGACTGTCTTGACTAACCAAGGCTTCTATAAATATCTTAAATCTTCGAGGCTTCAAGTGAAGCTTTGAGGCTTTGCAGCTGTACTTCTCCAGTAAGGACCACCTATTACACAAATCTCAGTTTCAGAAAATAAACAGATCTTGATCATGCCAGAcaaaattttcaaggaaaatagaaaataatatgtttattaaatagaaTACTGAATAAATAGCATTTTTACGAGACAAAACATTAAGAAGAGTAATCAAgctctaagagagagagagagagaccagaTATATTCAACAACAAATTGAATTTGTAGGACCTAACATAATTGTGTCCCTAACATATATATTGGATACCCTGAATAGTAAAAGGAAACCCATTCACTTAATGCAATAAAAGCTATCCAATGCAAATAATAGATGtatccaaagaaaaacaatcccTTTAGGGTTTAGCATTACCATCGAAGCATTGCAGCATTAGTATCTTTAGAGTTCTTGGCATCCAGAC
The sequence above is drawn from the Quercus robur chromosome 7, dhQueRobu3.1, whole genome shotgun sequence genome and encodes:
- the LOC126691873 gene encoding TSL-kinase interacting protein 1 isoform X2, producing MQTELQVSLPSESHLHPENISVQNGDLDVTSSTANYVQPKKPAKRPTRQWAAWTRQEEESFFTALRQVGKNFEKITRRVQSKNKDQVRHYYYRLVRRMNKLLGPALCLDAKNSKDTNAAMLRWWSLLEKYSCKASKLHLKPRRFKIFIEALEHQLLKDRRKNVKKRPSQGENSPPAASSTVSNQSRGSGQDARTIKLVLVDSQNIQKLGSGKTSFKRNVNVGVNRSNNKGDSTNMKPARQRRKPGVASSAAYKKWEKAAIAGVSLVADAAEHLERAATDKEVEHDPGAPGQKDSDHVGNVLPPLPTFSQNFVENNILTSMKLKLQLFPIDDGTRRSLEMDKHNPHLELTLSTRKKISSVLEHLNRKWGNSSIAAGELMLFPYGVQRENLVGYQRWTQDSVVSAADVYAVLGRPPVFRLRYGWFSNAELASAVLQSPTASCSFLGEQNVNKDNIKGNNIGSAPISAPLANDRSVDLYEDQLTSVNENNDLPPSIDVPSEMNNYNCMGPNSKLAESADPAGNISWNRKEAGDGTVTRQLEDLDDLRLGASTAISAGEWADSLTNISIGDLLSGVSHDIDANCIDQPVAESSQCLQQIPFSCDSFDAAIAAHISKHQDKMGYQPTMPSHASSIWDAEETCDAFSFKRNLVLRQVDPTLSSVAPPGSCKQTSPTSLEVTGCLVEELPEVEKPVENPVQGDPMDESQCDPHILDNSAKDFNTLADIYWPESLGPLDLDIPSSKYHSEDLILSDSLSGLNRLIASSLDAFQNCSFFGLDKKESASAVEAREATSFPNFKIGSGV
- the LOC126691873 gene encoding TSL-kinase interacting protein 1 isoform X1; translated protein: MQTELQVSLPSESHLHPENISVQNGDLDVTSSTANYVQPKKPAKRPTRQWAAWTRQEEESFFTALRQVGKNFEKITRRVQSKNKDQVRHYYYRLVRRMNKLLGPALCLDAKNSKDTNAAMLRWWSLLEKYSCKASKLHLKPRRFKIFIEALEHQLLKDRRKNVKKRPSQGENSPPAASSTVSNQSRGSGQDARTIKLVLVDSQNIQKLGSGKTSFKRNVNVGVNRSNNKGDSTNMKPARQRRKPAGVASSAAYKKWEKAAIAGVSLVADAAEHLERAATDKEVEHDPGAPGQKDSDHVGNVLPPLPTFSQNFVENNILTSMKLKLQLFPIDDGTRRSLEMDKHNPHLELTLSTRKKISSVLEHLNRKWGNSSIAAGELMLFPYGVQRENLVGYQRWTQDSVVSAADVYAVLGRPPVFRLRYGWFSNAELASAVLQSPTASCSFLGEQNVNKDNIKGNNIGSAPISAPLANDRSVDLYEDQLTSVNENNDLPPSIDVPSEMNNYNCMGPNSKLAESADPAGNISWNRKEAGDGTVTRQLEDLDDLRLGASTAISAGEWADSLTNISIGDLLSGVSHDIDANCIDQPVAESSQCLQQIPFSCDSFDAAIAAHISKHQDKMGYQPTMPSHASSIWDAEETCDAFSFKRNLVLRQVDPTLSSVAPPGSCKQTSPTSLEVTGCLVEELPEVEKPVENPVQGDPMDESQCDPHILDNSAKDFNTLADIYWPESLGPLDLDIPSSKYHSEDLILSDSLSGLNRLIASSLDAFQNCSFFGLDKKESASAVEAREATSFPNFKIGSGV